CTTGTTTGGTTATGGCATCTACAGAGGCAGGCTCAATCTGCAAAAGGTGATCAATGATTTTGAAGCAAAACTAAAACTTGCAAGATAGACATTTAATCTAGAAAACATAATCCTAAGTGAGAAGCTCACTTGGGATTTTTTATCAAAAAATAGTTCTCTAGGAAACTTTTTTCTTGACATCTCCTCCGAAAGTGATAAAATAGTTCTCATGAAAACTAAATTAGTTCTCCAGAAAACTATATAAAATCATGAGAAGGGAGCAATCATGGACAAATCGTTGTTGATTTTTAAACGTTTTGGGTACCAGATCCACCTGATGTTGCAGAAAGAAGCCAAACGTTGCGGTATTGAATTTATGGGGGGACCGCAAGGACAGGTCCTGCAGTTTTTAGATCGTCGTGAGCATGATCAGGAATTAACGCTTATCAAGGATATTGAGACAGAACTCAATATCACCAAGTCAGTTGCAAGCAACTTGGTCAAGCGTATGGTACAAAATGATTTAGTCGAGTTAGAGGCCAGTCCAAGTGATAAACGAGCAAAACTTGTTCGTTTGACCGATAAATCACGATCTCAGATGCAAGAAGTTAAGGCGCTTTTTGATCGGATTGCCAGTGGTCTACTGGAAGGAATTTCAAAGGAAAAGCTAGCCGTTTTTGAAGAAGTTCTCGGACAACTACAGGCTAATGTAGAAAGAATAGGAGGAGAGAATGAAGAAACTTGCTAAACGTATTACAGGAAAAGAGTGGGGGATGATCCTACTCACTGTTCTTTTCACTTGTTTCTCGGTCTATCTCGAGTTAGAAGTGCCGACCTATATTTCAGAAATAACAGAATTGATTGGAACACCGGGTACGGAGTTAGGACAACTATGGTCTCCTGCTGCTAAGATGATGGGCTTATCTCTCCTAGCCTTTCTGTCTTCTGTAACAGTTGGATTTTTTGCTTCTCGTGTTGCAGCGTCTTACACGACTCACTTGCGAAGAGATATTTTTAATCGTGTTCTAGATTTTTCGCAAACGGAAATCAAACGTTTTTCAATCCCCAGTCTTTTGACTCGAACGACCAATGATATTACGCAGGTTCAGATGCTCTTTACTATGGGCTTACAGGTAGTGACTCGTGGGCCTATCATGGCCATCTGGGCCATTGGAAAAATCCTTGGGAAGTCGGAATACTGGCTCTGGGCAGTAGTGGTGGCCGTCATTGTCAATGTCTTGATGACCACTGTTCTCATTACTCTAGCTTTTCCAAAACAATCTGTCATTCAAAAATTGACAGATAAACTCAATAGCATCACTCGCGAAAGTTTGACTGGGATTCGGGTTGTTCGTGCTTATAATGCCGAGGATTACCAAGATAAGAAATTTGAAGAAGCCAATGATGAGGTGACTCGTCTCAATCTCTTTGTCAATCGATTGATGGCGATTATGAACCCTATTATGATGGCGATTTCCAGCGGTTTGACCTTAGCCATTTACTGGATTGGTGCCTATATCATCAACGATGCAAGTTTGGCAGAACGTCTGCCACTCTTTAGTGATATGGTGGTCTTCATGTCCTATGCTATGCAGGTCGTGATGGGCTTCCTTCTCATGGGAGCACTCTTTATCGTTCTTCCTCGTACCTTGGTTTCTGCAGGACGTATCAATCAAGTATTGGATTTGCATTCTTCTATTGAAAATCCTAGTCATGCACAGACAGCGGACCCTTCAGTTCAAGGACAAGTGGAATTTCGTGATGTGACTTTCCGCTACTCTAAAAACTCTGAAGCAGTCGTGGAACATGTCACTTTCAAAGCAGAAGCGGGTCAAACTGTGGCCTTTATCGGTTCAACTGGTTCTGGTAAATCTACTCTGGTCAACCTACTACCTCGTTTTTACGATGTATCCGCGGGAGAAATTCTAGTAGATGGTGTTAATGTGCAAGATTACGACTTGGTAGACTTGCGCAATAAGGTTGGCTATATTCCGCAGAAAGCAGTCCTCTTCTCAGGAGATGTTAAGGACAATCTAGATTTTGGTAAGAGCAAAGAAACTCCTCTAGGCGAAGCTGCTATGTGGCAAGCTCTGGAATTAGCCCAGTCTAAAAACTTTATCGAGGATAAGGAAGCAGGTCTGGCCTCTGAAGTAGCCCAAGGCGGAACCAACTTCTCAGGAGGTCAAAGACAGCGTTTGGCCATTGCGCGTGCCTTGGCTCGTAAGCCAGAGATTCTTATCTTTGATGACTCTTTCTCAGCCTTGGACTACAAGACAGACCGGATCTTGCGCCAAGAGCTAGCAGAGAAAACAAAATCTATGACCAAGCTCATCGTAGCACAGCGGATTTCTACCATCATGGATGCCGACCTGATCTTAGTATTGGATCAAGGTAAAGTCGTGGGGCAAGGCACCCACAAGGAACTTCTAGCTACCAATGAAGTCTACCAAGAAATTGCCTACTCACAACTATCGAAGGAGGAATTGGAACATGGAAAATAAGAAAATGTCTTTTTGGAAACACTCTAAACCTTTTCTAGCAGGTCTCCAACTTCCCCTACTAGTAGCGGTTGTAGCAGCTGTATGTTCAAGCATCATCACGGTTTATGGACCGACTAAGATAAAAGAAATCACCAACTTAATCTCAGATGGTTTGATGACGGGAATTGACCTAGAGGCTGTTTCAAGTATTGCTAGCTTTTTAGTGATTCTCTATGTACTTGGTGCTATCCTTAACTATACACAGGCCTATATCTTTTCAACAAGTATCCAACATTTTTCAAAACGCTTGCGGACGGCAATTGCTGAAAAAATCAATCGTTTGCCCCTTGGCTATTTTGATCGTCATTCTCAAGGAGATACCCTTTCGCGCGTGACCAATGACGTTGATACGGCCGCTCAATCTCTCAATCAAAGTTTGGGAACAGTACTCTCAGCTAGCTTCTTGTTGATTGCTGTTTTGGTGACCATGTTTAGCATGAACTGGATTTTAGCTCTGGTAACGGTTGTTTCTACGCTTGTTGGTTTTGCGGCAGTTTCCGTAATTATGGCTAAGTCACAAGGGTACTTTAGAGCTCAGCAAAACAACTTGGCGGCTGTCAATGGTTATGTAGAAGAAATGTATTCGGGACACAATGTTGTAACGAGCTACAACGCAGTAGACACCTCTAAAGCGAAATTTGCAGGTTTGAATCAGAACTTGCACGACAGCATCTGGAAATCTCAGTTTATCTCTGGTATCATGATGCCAGCCATGTTCTTTGTTGGGAATTTTAGCTATGTTTTGGTCATCATTGTTGGGGCCGCGCTTGCTCTAGAAGGGCATATCACTATAGGGATTATTGTAGCCTTTATGGTTTACGTACGGACCTTCTCCCAACCCCTGTCACAGATTGCCCAAGGGATTACGAGCTTACAACAAGCGAGTGCAGCCATGGGACGTGTCTTTGAATTTCTAGGTGAAGCTGAGATGCAGGATGAATCCCATAAGGAAAGACAATTGACTGGCATGAGAGGAGAAGTGGTCTTTGATCGCGTATCCTTTGGTTATACACCAGAACGCACCATCATCCATGACTTTTCTGCGACAGCTCAT
This genomic interval from Streptococcus oralis subsp. tigurinus contains the following:
- a CDS encoding MarR family winged helix-turn-helix transcriptional regulator, whose translation is MDKSLLIFKRFGYQIHLMLQKEAKRCGIEFMGGPQGQVLQFLDRREHDQELTLIKDIETELNITKSVASNLVKRMVQNDLVELEASPSDKRAKLVRLTDKSRSQMQEVKALFDRIASGLLEGISKEKLAVFEEVLGQLQANVERIGGENEETC
- a CDS encoding ABC transporter ATP-binding protein, yielding MENKKMSFWKHSKPFLAGLQLPLLVAVVAAVCSSIITVYGPTKIKEITNLISDGLMTGIDLEAVSSIASFLVILYVLGAILNYTQAYIFSTSIQHFSKRLRTAIAEKINRLPLGYFDRHSQGDTLSRVTNDVDTAAQSLNQSLGTVLSASFLLIAVLVTMFSMNWILALVTVVSTLVGFAAVSVIMAKSQGYFRAQQNNLAAVNGYVEEMYSGHNVVTSYNAVDTSKAKFAGLNQNLHDSIWKSQFISGIMMPAMFFVGNFSYVLVIIVGAALALEGHITIGIIVAFMVYVRTFSQPLSQIAQGITSLQQASAAMGRVFEFLGEAEMQDESHKERQLTGMRGEVVFDRVSFGYTPERTIIHDFSATAHAGQKVAIVGPTGAGKTTIVNLLMKFYEIDKGSIRIDGVDTKNMKRSEVHDAFSMVLQDTWLFEGTIRENLIYNQTGISDERMMEASKAVGIHHFIMTLPDGYDTVLDDTVTLSVGQKQLLTIARALLKDAPLLILDEATSSVDTRTEELIQKAMDRLMEGRTSFVIAHRLSTIRNADLILVMKDGNIIEQGNHEELMAQGGFYADLYNSQFTEDEAEE
- a CDS encoding ABC transporter ATP-binding protein → MKKLAKRITGKEWGMILLTVLFTCFSVYLELEVPTYISEITELIGTPGTELGQLWSPAAKMMGLSLLAFLSSVTVGFFASRVAASYTTHLRRDIFNRVLDFSQTEIKRFSIPSLLTRTTNDITQVQMLFTMGLQVVTRGPIMAIWAIGKILGKSEYWLWAVVVAVIVNVLMTTVLITLAFPKQSVIQKLTDKLNSITRESLTGIRVVRAYNAEDYQDKKFEEANDEVTRLNLFVNRLMAIMNPIMMAISSGLTLAIYWIGAYIINDASLAERLPLFSDMVVFMSYAMQVVMGFLLMGALFIVLPRTLVSAGRINQVLDLHSSIENPSHAQTADPSVQGQVEFRDVTFRYSKNSEAVVEHVTFKAEAGQTVAFIGSTGSGKSTLVNLLPRFYDVSAGEILVDGVNVQDYDLVDLRNKVGYIPQKAVLFSGDVKDNLDFGKSKETPLGEAAMWQALELAQSKNFIEDKEAGLASEVAQGGTNFSGGQRQRLAIARALARKPEILIFDDSFSALDYKTDRILRQELAEKTKSMTKLIVAQRISTIMDADLILVLDQGKVVGQGTHKELLATNEVYQEIAYSQLSKEELEHGK